In a genomic window of Theropithecus gelada isolate Dixy chromosome 15, Tgel_1.0, whole genome shotgun sequence:
- the ANXA1 gene encoding annexin A1 isoform X1: MNLILRYTFSKMAMVSEFLKQAWFIENEEQEYVQTVKSSKGGPGSAVSPYPTFNPSSDVAALHKAIMVKGVDEATIIDILTKRNNAQRQQIKAAYLQETGKPLDETLKKALMGHLEEVVLALLKTPAQFDADELRAAMKGLGTDEDTLIEILASRTNKEIRDINRVYREELKRDLAKDITSDTSGDFRNALLSLAKGDRSEDFGVNEDLADSDARALYEAGERRKGTDVNVFNTILTTRSYPHLRRVFQKYTKYSKHDMNKVLDLELKGDIEKCLTAIVKCATSKPAFFAEKLHQAMKGAGTRHKALIRIMVSRSEIDMNDIKAFYQKMYGISLCQAILDETKGDYEKILVALCGGN; this comes from the exons ACACTTTTTCAAAAATGGCAATGGTATCAGAATTCCTCAAGCAGGCCTGGTTTATTGAAAATGAAGAGCAGGAATATGTT caaactgtgAAATCATCCAAAGGTGGTCCTGGATCAGCAGTGAGCCCCTATCCTACCTTCAATCCATCCTCGGATGTCGCTGCCTTGCACAAGGCCATAATGGTTAAAG GTGTGGATGAAGCAACCATCATTGACATTCTAACTAAGCGAAACAATGCACAGCGTCAACAGATCAAAGCAGCATATCTCCAGGAAACAGGAAAG ccccTGGATGAAACACTGAAGAAAGCCCTTATGGGTCACCTTGAGGAGGTTGTTTTAGCTCTGCTAAAAACTCCAGCGCAATTTGATGCTGATGAACTTCGGGCTGCCATGAAG GGCCTTGGAACTGATGAAGACACTCTGATTGAGATTTTGGCATCAAGAACtaacaaagaaatcagagacattAACAGGGTCTACAGAGAGG aaCTGAAGAGAGATCTGGCCAAAGACATAACCTCAGACACATCTGGAGATTTTCGGAACGCTTTGCTTTCTCTTGCTAAG GGTGACCGATCTGAGGACTTTGGTGTGAATGAAGACTTGGCTGATTCAGATGCCAGG GCCTTGTATGaagcaggagaaaggagaaaggggacaGACGTAAACGTGTTCAATACCATCCTTACCACCAGAAGCTATCCACATCTTCGCAGAG TGTTTCAGAAATACACCAAGTACAGTAAGCATGACATGAACAAAGTTCTGGACCTGGAGTTGAAAGGTGACATTGAGAAATGCCTCACAGCTATCG TGAAGTGTGCTACAAGCAAACCAGCTTTCTTTGCAGAGAAACTTCATCAGGCCATGAAA GGTGCTGGAACTCGCCATAAGGCATTGATCAGGATTATGGTTTCACGTTCTGAAATTGACATGAATGATATCAAAGCATTCTATCAGAAGATGTATGGTATCTCCCTTTGCCAAGCCATCCTG GATGAAACCAAGGGAGATTATGAAAAAATCCTGGTGGCTCTTTGTGGAGGAAACTAA
- the ANXA1 gene encoding annexin A1 isoform X2 has product MAMVSEFLKQAWFIENEEQEYVQTVKSSKGGPGSAVSPYPTFNPSSDVAALHKAIMVKGVDEATIIDILTKRNNAQRQQIKAAYLQETGKPLDETLKKALMGHLEEVVLALLKTPAQFDADELRAAMKGLGTDEDTLIEILASRTNKEIRDINRVYREELKRDLAKDITSDTSGDFRNALLSLAKGDRSEDFGVNEDLADSDARALYEAGERRKGTDVNVFNTILTTRSYPHLRRVFQKYTKYSKHDMNKVLDLELKGDIEKCLTAIVKCATSKPAFFAEKLHQAMKGAGTRHKALIRIMVSRSEIDMNDIKAFYQKMYGISLCQAILDETKGDYEKILVALCGGN; this is encoded by the exons ATGGCAATGGTATCAGAATTCCTCAAGCAGGCCTGGTTTATTGAAAATGAAGAGCAGGAATATGTT caaactgtgAAATCATCCAAAGGTGGTCCTGGATCAGCAGTGAGCCCCTATCCTACCTTCAATCCATCCTCGGATGTCGCTGCCTTGCACAAGGCCATAATGGTTAAAG GTGTGGATGAAGCAACCATCATTGACATTCTAACTAAGCGAAACAATGCACAGCGTCAACAGATCAAAGCAGCATATCTCCAGGAAACAGGAAAG ccccTGGATGAAACACTGAAGAAAGCCCTTATGGGTCACCTTGAGGAGGTTGTTTTAGCTCTGCTAAAAACTCCAGCGCAATTTGATGCTGATGAACTTCGGGCTGCCATGAAG GGCCTTGGAACTGATGAAGACACTCTGATTGAGATTTTGGCATCAAGAACtaacaaagaaatcagagacattAACAGGGTCTACAGAGAGG aaCTGAAGAGAGATCTGGCCAAAGACATAACCTCAGACACATCTGGAGATTTTCGGAACGCTTTGCTTTCTCTTGCTAAG GGTGACCGATCTGAGGACTTTGGTGTGAATGAAGACTTGGCTGATTCAGATGCCAGG GCCTTGTATGaagcaggagaaaggagaaaggggacaGACGTAAACGTGTTCAATACCATCCTTACCACCAGAAGCTATCCACATCTTCGCAGAG TGTTTCAGAAATACACCAAGTACAGTAAGCATGACATGAACAAAGTTCTGGACCTGGAGTTGAAAGGTGACATTGAGAAATGCCTCACAGCTATCG TGAAGTGTGCTACAAGCAAACCAGCTTTCTTTGCAGAGAAACTTCATCAGGCCATGAAA GGTGCTGGAACTCGCCATAAGGCATTGATCAGGATTATGGTTTCACGTTCTGAAATTGACATGAATGATATCAAAGCATTCTATCAGAAGATGTATGGTATCTCCCTTTGCCAAGCCATCCTG GATGAAACCAAGGGAGATTATGAAAAAATCCTGGTGGCTCTTTGTGGAGGAAACTAA